A section of the Petrimonas sulfuriphila genome encodes:
- a CDS encoding ATP-grasp domain-containing protein, whose translation MSKRKITVGVSGLNNIDSPGPGIPVIRALKESSEFDVRIIGFSYETLEPGIYMHELVDKVYQLPLPTAGSSMLKERLQYIAGIEKIDVIIPNFDAELHNFIKIQQQLKSELDIATFLPSHESFEERQKSELNKFGEKYNVRVPKSHMINQLSELKKLEDDLDYPMVIKGRYYDAYVASSHEQASAGFYKIVSKWGYPVIVQEFVTGTEVNVTAIGDGYGNCIGAVPMRKLYITDKGKAWSGISLEDDTLMEITRRVIENSKWRGGCELEFIKTKKDEYYLLEMNPRFPAWVYLANGCGQNHAEALVKMALGEEVKPFAGYKSGKMFIRYSYDMIVDITEFEKISTTGEM comes from the coding sequence ATGAGTAAAAGAAAAATTACCGTCGGGGTAAGCGGACTCAACAATATAGACAGCCCGGGACCCGGGATTCCTGTCATTCGCGCATTGAAGGAAAGCAGTGAATTCGATGTGCGCATTATCGGATTCTCGTACGAGACCCTGGAACCGGGAATTTATATGCACGAACTGGTGGACAAAGTGTATCAGTTGCCGTTACCCACCGCAGGATCTTCAATGCTGAAAGAAAGGCTGCAATATATTGCGGGCATTGAGAAAATAGATGTAATCATTCCCAATTTTGATGCAGAACTGCACAACTTCATCAAGATACAACAGCAATTGAAATCGGAGCTGGACATTGCCACGTTTCTGCCTTCTCACGAATCGTTTGAAGAACGACAGAAATCGGAACTGAACAAATTTGGCGAAAAATACAACGTAAGGGTGCCGAAAAGCCATATGATAAATCAGCTTTCGGAATTGAAAAAACTGGAAGACGATTTGGATTATCCCATGGTTATCAAAGGCAGGTATTACGACGCATACGTTGCTTCTTCTCACGAACAGGCAAGCGCTGGTTTTTACAAGATAGTGTCCAAGTGGGGTTACCCGGTGATTGTTCAGGAATTTGTGACCGGAACGGAAGTGAACGTCACCGCCATTGGTGATGGGTATGGCAACTGTATCGGTGCCGTGCCGATGCGGAAGCTTTACATCACCGACAAAGGAAAAGCGTGGTCGGGCATTTCGCTGGAAGATGATACGCTGATGGAAATTACACGCCGGGTGATTGAAAACAGCAAATGGCGCGGTGGCTGCGAGCTGGAGTTTATCAAAACCAAGAAAGATGAATATTATTTGCTGGAGATGAATCCGCGTTTTCCAGCCTGGGTTTACCTGGCAAACGGATGCGGGCAAAACCACGCCGAAGCATTGGTGAAAATGGCGCTGGGTGAAGAGGTAAAACCATTTGCCGGATATAAAAGCGGGAAAATGTTCATCCGCTATTCTTACGATATGATTGTGGATATTACGGAATTTGAAAAAATTTCAACAACGGGGGAAATGTAA
- a CDS encoding urea transporter: MKSQIQSIGELHLNGTINSYAQIFFSQDRWYAVILLTVSMLDYRLGLGGLTAVVLTNLMAHLLGFSKEKIRTGLYGFNAVFIGISMVYKFHVNPALFVLFFFSVILGFMLTIWFETLLSKYKVPILTLPFVFTLFVVDLSFKTFTHIQPILPFDRFTIVLAEQMKVPWYNAVHFFDNTEIPQMLYFYLKTMASIFFTDSILVGVIVVIALLFHSRIKSTVAFLGFFFAFVTSKMMGVDIQQLTQNLAGVNYIFWGMAIGSFFIIPNAYSYLLVVGLTPVLFLFYTGIENLILNMGLSSYTLSFSLLSILLLFILRQRSLNRFFVFPYIQYYNPEKTVYKNVNYMQRFGQETLFKMQLPFLDKWTVSQGYDGAITHLGAWGKALDFVIMDEEGSTCFGRCAQKEDFYCYNKPVLAPADGYVYTISNIAGDNEINQVDTRKNWGNTIIINHLNGLYTQISHLKKDSFKVRTGDFVTKGTVVAACGNSGRSPEPHLHFQVQLTPEIGAATHPYPIGYFFEKAKGKRVLRIGEVPQENSTAWNVVASGLLLDAFEAKPGKLLRVKYNGEDFMWPVATDAYNKTYIYCRKTKSMAYLENDGTMFYFTDFEGKKSSPLYLFYRSCFKLLLSCEKEIPVKDFVPLTKEHPTGTRWIQDLLAPFVIFTRIKYRSELIEVDNMHFPEKVVYLTQTNTVSFHFKNRRKETSVTVLKNSIEIHFQNEKLCIDWA; this comes from the coding sequence ATGAAATCGCAGATTCAATCCATCGGTGAGTTGCATTTGAATGGCACGATCAACAGCTATGCCCAGATATTCTTTTCTCAGGATAGATGGTACGCCGTCATTTTACTGACGGTCAGTATGCTCGATTACCGGTTGGGATTGGGTGGGCTTACTGCGGTGGTCTTGACCAACCTGATGGCGCACCTGCTCGGTTTCTCGAAAGAAAAAATCAGAACCGGGCTATATGGTTTCAACGCTGTTTTTATCGGGATCAGTATGGTATATAAGTTTCACGTGAACCCGGCGCTGTTTGTGCTTTTCTTTTTTTCTGTTATTTTGGGATTTATGCTGACGATCTGGTTTGAAACCCTGTTATCCAAATACAAAGTTCCCATCCTCACTCTTCCGTTTGTATTCACGTTGTTTGTAGTTGACCTTTCATTTAAAACATTTACCCATATCCAGCCCATTCTCCCTTTCGACCGTTTTACAATTGTTCTGGCAGAACAGATGAAAGTTCCCTGGTATAATGCCGTGCACTTTTTCGATAATACCGAAATCCCGCAGATGCTCTATTTTTACTTAAAGACGATGGCCTCAATTTTCTTTACCGACAGCATTTTAGTGGGGGTGATTGTTGTAATTGCGTTGCTGTTTCATTCGAGAATTAAATCGACGGTGGCTTTTCTGGGATTTTTCTTTGCTTTTGTGACAAGCAAAATGATGGGAGTGGATATTCAGCAGCTGACCCAAAACCTGGCCGGGGTGAATTATATTTTCTGGGGAATGGCTATCGGCAGTTTCTTTATTATCCCCAACGCGTACAGCTACTTGTTGGTTGTCGGGCTTACCCCGGTGCTTTTCCTTTTTTATACAGGTATCGAAAACCTTATTTTGAATATGGGGTTGTCTTCATATACCTTGTCGTTCAGTCTTTTGTCGATATTGCTGTTGTTCATTTTAAGGCAGCGAAGCCTGAACCGATTTTTTGTTTTCCCCTATATACAATATTATAATCCTGAAAAGACGGTGTACAAGAATGTAAACTACATGCAACGTTTTGGACAGGAAACCTTGTTTAAGATGCAACTTCCATTTTTAGACAAGTGGACGGTCAGTCAGGGCTACGACGGAGCTATCACGCATTTGGGCGCCTGGGGAAAAGCGCTTGACTTTGTGATTATGGATGAAGAGGGGAGTACTTGCTTCGGCAGGTGTGCGCAGAAAGAAGATTTCTACTGTTACAACAAACCGGTTCTTGCTCCTGCTGACGGTTATGTCTATACAATCAGCAACATTGCCGGAGACAATGAGATAAACCAGGTTGACACCCGGAAAAATTGGGGCAATACAATTATTATTAATCACCTAAACGGATTATATACACAGATAAGTCACCTGAAGAAAGACAGTTTCAAGGTTCGCACCGGCGATTTTGTAACGAAAGGAACCGTCGTCGCCGCATGTGGTAATTCGGGACGCTCTCCGGAGCCTCATCTTCATTTTCAAGTGCAGCTGACACCGGAAATCGGTGCGGCAACCCATCCGTATCCAATCGGGTATTTTTTCGAAAAAGCAAAGGGAAAAAGAGTACTGCGCATCGGTGAGGTTCCGCAGGAAAATTCAACCGCTTGGAATGTAGTGGCATCGGGTCTGTTGCTTGACGCATTTGAGGCTAAACCGGGAAAACTGCTACGTGTAAAATACAACGGCGAAGATTTTATGTGGCCGGTAGCTACGGATGCTTATAACAAAACGTACATATATTGCCGGAAAACAAAATCGATGGCTTACCTGGAGAACGACGGCACAATGTTCTATTTTACCGATTTTGAAGGGAAAAAATCGTCGCCGTTGTATCTTTTTTATCGGAGTTGCTTTAAACTCCTGCTTTCCTGTGAAAAAGAAATTCCTGTAAAGGACTTCGTTCCCCTGACGAAAGAGCACCCCACCGGAACAAGGTGGATCCAGGACCTGTTGGCTCCGTTTGTAATTTTTACTCGAATCAAGTACCGGTCGGAATTGATAGAGGTGGACAACATGCATTTTCCCGAAAAAGTTGTTTACCTGACACAAACAAATACGGTATCGTTTCATTTTAAAAACCGCCGGAAAGAAACATCGGTGACGGTTTTAAAAAACAGCATTGAAATCCATTTCCAAAACGAAAAATTATGTATCGATTGGGCGTAA
- a CDS encoding tetratricopeptide repeat protein, with translation MEPLNKKSGWFILLLLFSATVSAQVNSSQVFADSYRYESSGDYQKAIAELNVLNGYDYHKSLRLGWLYYLAKDYESSKKFYNQAISLAPQAVEALLGICYPLEAQKKTDELETVYKKILSLDKTNSKVNYALGNIYYYRKDFIQAEKYFDLVQTMYPFDYYSTLMSAWTKYFLNKKNDAQRLFNIVLIISPTDQSAKEGLNLLK, from the coding sequence ATGGAACCTTTAAATAAAAAAAGCGGATGGTTTATCCTTTTGTTGTTGTTCTCAGCAACAGTTTCAGCACAAGTGAATTCATCTCAGGTTTTTGCAGACAGTTATCGATACGAATCGTCGGGCGATTATCAGAAAGCCATAGCGGAATTGAATGTCCTGAACGGATACGATTATCACAAATCGTTGCGCCTCGGCTGGCTGTATTACCTGGCTAAGGATTACGAGAGCAGCAAAAAATTTTATAATCAGGCCATCAGTTTAGCACCGCAGGCTGTTGAAGCCTTGTTGGGAATTTGTTATCCGCTAGAAGCACAAAAGAAAACGGATGAACTGGAAACGGTCTATAAAAAAATCCTGTCGCTGGATAAGACAAACTCAAAAGTGAATTATGCACTGGGAAATATCTATTATTACCGGAAAGATTTTATACAGGCTGAAAAATATTTTGACCTGGTGCAAACCATGTATCCTTTCGATTACTATTCAACACTGATGAGCGCCTGGACAAAATATTTTCTCAACAAAAAAAACGATGCCCAGCGACTCTTCAATATTGTTCTTATCATCTCTCCAACTGACCAGTCAGCAAAAGAGGGGTTGAATCTTCTAAAATAG
- a CDS encoding Crp/Fnr family transcriptional regulator: MKNECIDCACVMKSSSTLKNCQLEMLENNHAVVKFRKGDSIIKQGVFSTNVIFLRKGLVKIHITGPYREQIVRLIKAPTYLGLPTTLGDKINQYSVTAVLDSEVCFIDIEVFKRVLEENRDFSSYIIMELSKSELEAYRRCANRTQKQTRGKLADVLLDFSDTIFNSDEFVLPVSQSDIGNWVDAGRESINRVLSEFATDGLIEMTGRNVKIRDKKLLKMISQNG, translated from the coding sequence ATGAAAAACGAATGCATCGATTGTGCCTGTGTGATGAAATCATCGAGCACACTAAAAAATTGTCAGCTTGAGATGTTGGAGAACAACCACGCGGTGGTAAAATTCCGCAAAGGAGATTCCATCATTAAACAGGGCGTTTTTTCCACGAACGTTATCTTTCTTCGGAAAGGACTGGTAAAAATTCATATCACAGGGCCCTATCGCGAACAAATTGTCCGCCTTATAAAAGCACCAACCTATTTGGGTTTACCCACTACACTGGGTGACAAGATAAATCAGTACAGCGTTACGGCAGTATTGGACTCGGAGGTTTGTTTTATCGACATTGAAGTTTTTAAACGTGTGCTGGAAGAAAACAGGGATTTCTCTTCCTATATCATCATGGAGTTGTCCAAAAGCGAGCTGGAGGCTTATCGCCGATGCGCCAACCGCACGCAAAAACAAACACGCGGCAAGCTTGCTGACGTATTGCTCGACTTTTCCGATACTATTTTTAATTCGGATGAGTTTGTCCTGCCGGTTTCACAATCGGATATCGGAAACTGGGTGGACGCAGGCAGAGAAAGCATCAACCGTGTCCTTTCGGAATTCGCTACCGATGGGCTTATTGAGATGACGGGAAGAAACGTGAAAATACGCGACAAGAAACTCCTGAAAATGATTAGCCAAAACGGCTAG
- a CDS encoding DsrE/DsrF/DrsH-like family protein produces MESINTLTLEKLQAELESLEAKADRLEVSRKDQLSIAIVSGDMDKILAAMIISLAAAAMDTQVKLFFSFWALSALRDPRKKVRGKDFISKMFGMMLPNGRNKLKLSNMNMCGMGPVMIKKLMKKQNVMSLDAMFTEAAELGVEITVCEMSMNLMGFKKEEMIDYPHLRYAGATTFVADAGESSMQWFI; encoded by the coding sequence ATGGAAAGTATTAATACCCTGACCCTGGAGAAACTCCAGGCGGAACTGGAAAGCCTGGAGGCAAAAGCCGACCGGCTAGAAGTTTCCCGTAAAGACCAGTTGTCTATTGCCATCGTATCGGGCGATATGGATAAAATTCTGGCGGCCATGATTATTTCCCTGGCTGCAGCAGCCATGGACACACAAGTGAAACTTTTCTTCTCCTTTTGGGCGTTGTCCGCATTGCGTGATCCCCGGAAAAAGGTAAGAGGAAAAGATTTTATCTCGAAAATGTTTGGAATGATGCTTCCCAATGGACGCAACAAACTGAAGTTGTCGAATATGAACATGTGCGGTATGGGGCCGGTGATGATTAAAAAACTGATGAAGAAGCAAAACGTGATGTCGCTTGATGCGATGTTTACGGAAGCTGCCGAACTGGGAGTGGAAATCACGGTTTGTGAAATGTCGATGAACCTGATGGGTTTCAAGAAAGAGGAGATGATCGATTATCCTCATCTTCGTTATGCCGGAGCCACCACATTTGTCGCCGATGCCGGAGAAAGCAGTATGCAATGGTTTATTTAA
- a CDS encoding sulfurtransferase TusA family protein, with translation MTTEELRTLTVAKSVDARGTACPGPLLEAKKAIGTLHSNDVMEILSADEGTKVDIPKWCGKQGHEYLGAVEENGYFKVYMKKK, from the coding sequence ATGACAACAGAAGAATTAAGAACATTGACAGTAGCAAAATCGGTAGACGCACGGGGTACAGCTTGTCCAGGCCCGTTACTGGAAGCTAAAAAGGCCATAGGTACCCTCCATTCAAACGATGTGATGGAAATTCTTTCGGCAGACGAGGGAACCAAGGTGGATATTCCGAAATGGTGCGGTAAGCAAGGTCATGAGTACCTGGGTGCGGTGGAAGAAAACGGATACTTCAAAGTATACATGAAGAAAAAATAA
- a CDS encoding hydrogenase iron-sulfur subunit, which yields MKKNARILVFSTEKISDPAIDMAGLLKLHYPPTVYTITVPCSSGIKPSWILHAYEKGFDGVFIAADGSDCVFGETCTEKTGNVVSVTHDKMKESGIDPARLRMAAICSVCSESFVKQIRSFNDYLIKTLHA from the coding sequence ATGAAGAAGAACGCCCGGATATTGGTTTTTTCTACGGAGAAAATATCCGATCCCGCCATTGATATGGCGGGATTGCTCAAGTTGCATTACCCTCCAACGGTTTATACCATTACCGTTCCTTGTTCGAGCGGAATAAAACCGAGCTGGATCTTGCATGCCTATGAAAAAGGTTTCGACGGCGTGTTTATTGCTGCCGATGGGAGCGATTGTGTCTTTGGAGAGACCTGTACCGAGAAAACCGGAAACGTGGTTTCGGTCACACACGACAAAATGAAAGAATCGGGCATCGATCCGGCACGCTTGCGCATGGCAGCCATCTGTTCGGTATGCAGCGAGTCTTTCGTGAAGCAAATACGCAGCTTCAACGACTATCTGATTAAAACATTACACGCATAG
- a CDS encoding CoB--CoM heterodisulfide reductase iron-sulfur subunit A family protein, producing MNEERKMLHYDALVVGGGIAGGEAALNLANTGYKVLLVEKDRSLGGKMILLSKVFPTLDCSACITTPKVSEIARHKNITIFTESEVTAIVKKSENDFTAQVTKKPRYVRVEDCTACQLCEKACPVSVRDEYQSGLIGRKAAFIPFSIANPKAAAIDIENCTLCGACEKVCPTHCIDFTMETEYYELHVRTVVLATGFNLFDPLQIPRYGYGQHKNVITSMQMEREIAPTRPYNTILRPGDGKVPDRIAYVLCTGSRDATVGNPICSQICCMYSIKQAQLLMGALPMADVTIYYINIRSFGKGFEEFYQQAKGMGVNFVKGKIGKITEKENGNLILRYEDINEGVVKEAEHDMVVLSVGVKSNPTVGKMFGRGELKLDPFHFVAQDDLLGSPSKTSIDGVFVAGTASAPMDIPDSILSAGSASSEAISYLIQHQEP from the coding sequence ATGAACGAAGAAAGAAAAATGCTCCATTACGACGCGTTGGTTGTGGGAGGCGGGATTGCCGGAGGAGAAGCGGCGCTTAACCTGGCCAACACCGGTTATAAGGTGTTGCTTGTGGAGAAAGACCGTTCGCTAGGAGGAAAAATGATCCTCCTGAGCAAGGTTTTTCCCACACTGGACTGTTCGGCCTGCATCACTACACCCAAAGTGTCGGAAATTGCCCGGCATAAAAACATTACCATTTTCACGGAGAGTGAAGTGACTGCTATTGTCAAAAAATCAGAAAACGATTTTACGGCTCAGGTAACGAAAAAACCGCGCTATGTGCGTGTGGAGGATTGCACGGCTTGCCAGTTGTGCGAAAAAGCCTGTCCGGTGAGTGTGCGCGATGAGTATCAATCGGGGTTGATTGGCCGAAAGGCGGCGTTTATTCCTTTTAGCATCGCCAACCCCAAAGCTGCAGCAATCGATATTGAGAATTGTACGCTCTGCGGTGCATGTGAGAAAGTTTGTCCTACGCATTGCATCGATTTCACGATGGAGACCGAATATTATGAACTGCATGTCAGAACGGTTGTTCTGGCCACCGGCTTCAATCTGTTCGATCCGCTTCAGATACCGCGATACGGCTACGGGCAACACAAAAACGTGATTACGTCCATGCAAATGGAGCGCGAGATTGCGCCTACACGTCCGTACAATACGATTTTACGTCCTGGTGACGGAAAAGTCCCCGATAGGATTGCTTACGTGCTCTGTACCGGTTCGCGCGATGCTACCGTTGGAAATCCCATCTGTTCGCAGATCTGTTGCATGTATTCCATCAAGCAGGCCCAGTTGTTGATGGGTGCGTTGCCGATGGCAGACGTGACGATTTACTACATCAATATCCGCTCATTCGGAAAAGGATTTGAAGAGTTTTACCAGCAGGCCAAGGGTATGGGTGTAAACTTTGTGAAAGGCAAGATCGGGAAAATAACCGAAAAAGAAAACGGCAACCTTATCCTTCGTTATGAGGACATCAACGAGGGGGTGGTGAAGGAGGCCGAACACGATATGGTGGTGCTTTCTGTCGGGGTGAAGTCCAATCCTACGGTCGGAAAAATGTTCGGTCGTGGCGAACTGAAATTAGACCCGTTCCATTTTGTAGCGCAGGACGATTTATTGGGAAGTCCTTCCAAAACCAGTATTGACGGTGTTTTTGTTGCCGGAACAGCTTCCGCACCCATGGATATTCCCGATTCCATTCTTTCGGCAGGCTCGGCATCGTCCGAGGCTATCAGTTATTTAATTCAACACCAGGAACCATGA
- a CDS encoding CoB--CoM heterodisulfide reductase iron-sulfur subunit A family protein, which produces MKERIGVYICHCGGNISDYVDVEKVRQAVENDKGVALAKTTVFACSDSNQNDMVEDIKKHNLDGVIVASCSPKLHLVTFRNVTERGDLNKYTYVHTNIREQASWAHSDDKAGATEKTIHLVKAAIAKSRYAEPLYPHQFEAEKTIAVIGAGISGMKAAATLSDKNTHVILIEKEDRVGGHTATWGSLAMSDEKGCELSQRIHSDLLQRDNVTILTGSEVISSKGSIGNFTLKVRRRPCQAGDPVETMEFNVGSVVVATGFDSYLPKEEEFGFLSYENVITLPDFKHLIDSFSGKFLEYKGKRVSRIAYIYCVGSRQIDGENKYCSRYCCTSVIHAAIQAKKKFNNIYNFHFNRGIRTYGKQELLYAESLQQGDIYLQSFEDAPPQVYAENGITKVKVKDVLTKNKELEVEADLVVLVTGMVPRTDNSIGTLFKLPKGRDKFFNEVHMKLRPVETVIDGVTIAGACQGPKNIVESVNSALSAAAKSYSHISKGVLETEPIVAEVNAELCTWCGKCTEACPFDAIEQKEINGKQVAVVNNSVCKGCGMCAPVCPPDAINLVNYSSEEIMSMIDALV; this is translated from the coding sequence ATGAAAGAGAGAATAGGCGTATACATTTGCCACTGCGGAGGAAACATCTCCGATTACGTTGATGTGGAAAAAGTGCGTCAGGCGGTGGAGAACGACAAAGGAGTGGCTTTGGCCAAAACAACCGTGTTCGCTTGTTCCGATTCCAATCAGAACGACATGGTTGAGGACATCAAAAAGCATAACCTGGACGGGGTCATTGTAGCTTCTTGCTCGCCGAAGTTACATTTGGTGACGTTTAGAAACGTTACGGAACGCGGTGATTTGAATAAATATACTTACGTCCACACCAATATCCGTGAGCAGGCATCCTGGGCACATTCCGACGATAAAGCCGGGGCAACCGAAAAAACCATCCACCTGGTAAAGGCGGCCATAGCCAAATCGCGTTATGCGGAGCCCTTGTATCCCCACCAGTTTGAAGCGGAGAAAACAATTGCCGTTATCGGAGCGGGAATTTCCGGTATGAAGGCCGCCGCCACGCTTTCCGATAAAAACACGCATGTGATTCTCATTGAAAAGGAAGACCGGGTAGGCGGACACACCGCTACGTGGGGCTCCTTGGCCATGTCCGATGAAAAAGGGTGCGAACTCTCCCAACGCATCCATTCCGATTTGCTGCAACGCGATAACGTGACCATTCTTACCGGATCGGAAGTGATTTCTTCGAAAGGTAGCATTGGAAACTTTACGCTGAAAGTCCGTAGGCGGCCATGCCAAGCGGGAGATCCGGTCGAAACCATGGAGTTCAACGTCGGCTCCGTAGTTGTTGCTACCGGTTTCGACTCCTATCTGCCAAAAGAAGAGGAATTCGGATTTTTATCGTATGAGAACGTGATCACGCTGCCTGATTTCAAGCACCTGATCGATTCGTTTTCTGGAAAATTTCTGGAGTATAAAGGGAAGAGAGTTAGCCGTATAGCTTATATTTACTGTGTGGGGAGCCGGCAGATTGATGGGGAAAACAAATACTGTTCGCGTTATTGTTGTACGTCGGTCATTCACGCAGCCATCCAGGCCAAAAAGAAATTCAACAACATTTATAACTTCCATTTCAACCGCGGAATCCGCACGTATGGGAAACAGGAATTGCTGTATGCCGAGTCATTACAGCAAGGCGATATCTACCTGCAATCGTTTGAAGATGCCCCACCACAGGTCTACGCCGAGAATGGCATCACCAAAGTGAAGGTTAAGGATGTGCTGACAAAAAACAAGGAGTTGGAAGTCGAAGCCGACCTGGTGGTCCTGGTTACGGGAATGGTTCCACGAACCGATAATTCCATCGGAACCCTGTTTAAACTCCCGAAAGGCAGGGACAAATTTTTCAATGAGGTACACATGAAACTGCGTCCCGTGGAAACGGTCATCGACGGAGTTACTATTGCCGGAGCTTGCCAGGGGCCTAAAAACATTGTGGAATCGGTGAATTCGGCGCTTTCTGCAGCAGCCAAATCCTACTCGCACATTAGCAAAGGTGTGCTTGAGACGGAACCGATTGTAGCCGAAGTAAACGCCGAATTGTGTACATGGTGCGGAAAATGTACCGAAGCCTGTCCTTTCGATGCTATCGAACAAAAGGAAATCAACGGAAAGCAGGTGGCGGTGGTCAACAACTCGGTTTGTAAAGGCTGCGGCATGTGTGCGCCGGTTTGTCCGCCAGATGCCATTAACCTGGTCAATTACTCGAGTGAGGAAATCATGAGCATGATCGATGCATTGGTATAA
- a CDS encoding ArsR family transcriptional regulator, translating into MEAESGKTAKYLREKQGVPEHVKEELKEFNRIKRAITDTLKEGELTIAQLSEKLRMPKHDVMYYLMSLVKYGVVATGEIDDRDEYYLYKLVK; encoded by the coding sequence ATGGAAGCAGAATCAGGAAAAACTGCGAAGTACCTTCGGGAGAAGCAGGGTGTCCCCGAGCACGTAAAAGAAGAACTGAAAGAATTCAACCGGATAAAAAGAGCCATAACCGACACCTTGAAAGAGGGAGAACTGACCATTGCGCAACTATCGGAAAAGCTGCGAATGCCCAAACACGATGTTATGTATTACCTGATGTCGCTGGTCAAGTACGGAGTTGTGGCAACGGGAGAAATTGACGATAGGGATGAATATTATTTGTATAAACTGGTGAAATAA
- a CDS encoding 4Fe-4S dicluster domain-containing protein → MASKLNPTFSEELKKYGSVNFNACYNCGTCTAVCSLSTTDISFPREMVRLSALGLEDEIKKSLKPWECYYCGECTTHCPQTANPGELMMSLRRWLTAKYDWTGLSGLFYKYLPAFLTAMVLVFAGVLFFANSVNWELERLLHLGHMFERTAIATVFVVIFIPNLLRMWYFTVVKAGVKVPFKTYFTALNDLFVHMFTQKRARDCDGNHFRWLEHMILVFAYLALLFTTVFLNWFSTENLFVIVLGYLESAFIFIITADFVKDRIQKKQTLTKNSKPSDWFFVIWLMLMGLTAFFVRLFIDFNILETSKWLYIIHLTVLVQWALIIVPFGKWTHFLYRSFAMYFAKIKSVKK, encoded by the coding sequence ATGGCAAGTAAATTAAATCCAACCTTTTCGGAAGAACTGAAAAAATACGGCTCCGTAAACTTCAACGCCTGTTACAATTGCGGAACGTGCACGGCCGTATGTTCATTATCCACGACAGACATTTCCTTTCCGCGCGAAATGGTCCGGCTGAGCGCGTTGGGCCTGGAAGATGAGATAAAAAAATCGCTGAAACCTTGGGAGTGCTACTATTGCGGCGAGTGCACCACCCACTGCCCGCAAACGGCAAATCCCGGTGAACTGATGATGTCTTTGCGTCGCTGGCTCACGGCAAAATATGATTGGACAGGGCTTTCGGGTTTGTTTTATAAATACCTGCCGGCATTTCTTACTGCCATGGTACTGGTGTTTGCGGGTGTATTGTTCTTTGCCAATTCGGTAAATTGGGAACTGGAAAGGCTGCTTCATTTGGGACATATGTTTGAAAGAACCGCTATTGCCACTGTTTTTGTAGTGATATTTATTCCTAACTTGCTTCGTATGTGGTACTTCACTGTGGTGAAAGCAGGAGTGAAAGTGCCGTTCAAGACTTATTTTACCGCCTTGAATGATCTTTTCGTGCACATGTTTACACAAAAACGAGCCAGGGACTGCGACGGCAACCATTTCCGGTGGCTAGAACACATGATTTTGGTATTTGCTTACTTGGCGTTGCTGTTTACAACGGTATTTTTGAATTGGTTCAGTACCGAAAACCTTTTTGTAATTGTTCTTGGATATCTGGAGAGCGCCTTTATTTTTATCATCACGGCGGATTTTGTGAAAGATCGCATTCAGAAGAAGCAAACGTTGACTAAAAACTCCAAACCATCTGACTGGTTTTTTGTAATTTGGTTAATGTTGATGGGGTTAACGGCGTTTTTTGTACGTTTATTTATCGATTTTAATATCCTTGAAACCAGCAAGTGGTTGTATATTATTCATTTAACAGTATTGGTGCAATGGGCACTAATCATTGTCCCCTTCGGAAAATGGACGCACTTTCTGTATCGCTCGTTCGCGATGTATTTTGCGAAAATTAAATCGGTGAAGAAATAA